The Treponema medium genome has a window encoding:
- a CDS encoding MBL fold metallo-hydrolase has product MEYSIEKFETGYLMVNTWVFPLSKESAAIIDPGGLSPELSQYLYKLNPTHLEIMLTHGHFDHVGGLPALVRKYPDYRLWIHENDAAYLGKAGMEIHLKSFGPLHVQKLIEPLEKNPLPEPTDFYKEGDSVNGFTVLHTPGHTQGSVCLWNEEAGILFSGDTLFYGSRGRTDLLGGNEMQICQSLKRLFTELPENTHVYPGHGSNTTIEFEKKYQGAYV; this is encoded by the coding sequence ATGGAATATTCAATAGAAAAGTTTGAAACCGGCTACCTTATGGTCAATACGTGGGTATTCCCGTTGAGCAAAGAAAGCGCTGCCATAATCGATCCGGGCGGATTGAGCCCCGAATTATCCCAGTATCTATATAAACTTAATCCTACGCATCTTGAAATTATGCTGACACACGGACACTTTGACCATGTCGGTGGCTTGCCTGCTCTCGTACGAAAGTATCCCGATTATCGCTTGTGGATTCACGAAAATGATGCCGCATACCTCGGAAAAGCCGGTATGGAAATCCATTTAAAAAGTTTTGGGCCACTCCATGTTCAAAAACTGATAGAGCCGTTGGAAAAAAATCCGCTTCCGGAACCGACAGATTTTTATAAAGAAGGAGACAGCGTAAACGGCTTTACCGTGCTGCATACACCCGGTCATACACAAGGCTCTGTTTGCTTGTGGAACGAAGAAGCCGGTATTCTTTTTAGTGGGGATACCCTTTTCTACGGATCCCGCGGCAGAACCGATTTGCTTGGCGGTAATGAGATGCAGATATGCCAGTCGCTCAAGCGGCTTTTTACCGAACTGCCGGAAAATACACACGTTTATCCGGGACACGGCTCAAATACGACGATTGAATTTGAAAAGAAATATCAGGGTGCGTACGTGTAA